In the Nerophis ophidion isolate RoL-2023_Sa linkage group LG01, RoL_Noph_v1.0, whole genome shotgun sequence genome, one interval contains:
- the LOC133551422 gene encoding zinc finger protein OZF-like, which translates to MDDDCYAKMATSRQRKCERESAPPTSSESPTEIETKTADEDVQQLMGNPEEVSPQSGGSSTLKQETPQPPCIKKEEEELCILQEGECLLGREEADYTKFPLTVVTVKTEGDKEKPHVDNLLAPLSGSEAEDEVEVTLSSDTDCEGDMRTHTNNKQSKCSTKKRGKTCLSCSVCAENFTKKSHLNQHMRTHTGEKTFNCSICGKKFFFKSRLTRHMTAHTGERPFNCSVCSKSFPLNIRLTEHMRTHTGEKTFNCSICGKIFYFKSRLTRHMTAHTGERPFICSVCGKSFSQNCGLTQHMRTHTGEKPFKCSVCGTTFSVKKRVTEHMRMHTGEKPFKCSVCGTTFSVKKRLIEHIRTHTGEKPFKCSICGTTFSVKKILIGHMRTHTGEKPFGCSVCGKSFSLKSTLIKHMRTHTGEKPFTCSVCDKSFSDGSKLARHMRTHAGEKTFSCSVCCRRFLHNADAVKHMRTHKGK; encoded by the coding sequence acgtccagcagctgatgggtaatccagaagaagtttcccctcagtcaggggggagctccactttgaagcaggagactccacaaccaccctgcattaaaaaggaagaggaggaactctgcatccttcaggagggagagtgtcttctaggacgagaggaagctgattacaccaagtttccactgactgttgtcacTGTGAAGACTGAAGGTGATAAAGAGAAACCACAcgtagacaacctcttagctccattATCAGgtagtgaggctgaagacgaggttgaagtaactttgagcagcgatacagactgtgaaggtgatatgaggactcacactaacaacaaacagtctaaatgctctacaaagaagagaggtaaaacatgtttgagctgctcagtttgtgctgaaaattttactAAAAAGAGCCATTTGaatcaacacatgagaacacacacaggagaaaaaacatttaactgttcaatttgtggtaaaaagtttttttttaagagcCGTTTGACGCGACACATGACAGCACACACAGGTGAAAGACCATTCAATTGTTCAGTTTGTAGCAAAAGCTTTCCTCTAAATATTcgtttgactgaacacatgagaacacacacaggagaaaaaacatttaactgttcaatttgtggtaaaaTCTTTTATTTTAAGAGCCGTTTGACGCGACACATGACAGCACACACAGGTGAAAGACCGTTcatttgttcagtttgtggcaaaagcttttctcaaaattgtggtttgactcaacacatgagaacacacacaggtgaaaaaccatttaagtgttcagtttgtggcacaACATTTTCTGTTAAGAAGCGggtgactgaacacatgagaatgcacactggtgaaaaaccatttaagtgttcagtttgtggcacaACATTTTCTGTTAAGAAGAGGCTGATTGAACACATTAGaacgcacactggtgaaaaaccatttaagtGTTCAATTTGTGGCACAACATTTTCTGTTAAGAAGATTTTGattggacacatgagaacacacacaggtgaaaaaccatttggTTGTTCAGTTTGCGGTAAAAGCTTTTCTCTAAAGAGCACTTTGattaaacacatgagaacacacacaggtgaaaaaccatttacgTGTTCAGTTTGTGACAAAAGCTTTTCGGATGGGAGCAAATTGGCTCgacatatgagaacacacgccggagaaaaaacatttagttgttcagtgtgctGTAGAAGGTTCCTACATAATGCAGATGCagtaaaacacatgagaacacacaaggGAAAATAA
- the LOC133558483 gene encoding zinc finger protein 37 homolog isoform X7 gives MDDYCYAKMATSCQREHSSKSPTEIKTKTTDEGDSARRSQQTLTMRLGLPGLSGILPHHGRQLTTGKPPDNIAPRIIGTRKLLDQDVQQLMGNPEEVSPQSTLKQETPQPPCIKKEEEELCITQEGECLLGREEADYTNFPLTIVSVNTEDDEEKPQVDNLLAPLSDSEAEEEVKDSLISDTDCEGDMRTHTDNKHSECSTKKRDVQQLIGDPEEVSPQSGGSSTLKQETPQPPCIKKEEEELCITQEGECLLGREEADYTKLQLTVVSVKTEDDEEKPQVDNLLAPPSDSEAEDEVEVTLSSDTDCEDDMRTHTDNKHSECSTKKRREKCLSCSVCAQSFIKMSHLTEHMRKHTGEKPFNCSVCGKGFSQKCHLVQHMRTHTGEKPFNCSVCGKSFSQINSLIVHTRTHTGEKPFKCVVCGNSFSQNGSLTRHMTIHTGEKAFKCSVCGKSFSRTSILTVHMRRHTRKKKV, from the exons atggacgactactgctatgctaagatggcgacgtcatgtcaaagagaacaTTCCAGCAAATCACCAACGGAGATAAAGACCAAAACTACAGATGAAG gagactctgccagacgttcccagcagaccctcacaatgcgtttgggcctgccaggtctgtccggcatcctcccccaccatggCCGCCAACTCACCACTGGAAAGCCCcctgacaacatagctcctaggatcattgggacacgcaaactcctcgaCCAGG acgtccagcagctgatgggtaatccagaagaagtttcccctcagtccactttgaagcaggagactccacaaccaccctgcattaaaaaggaagaggaggaactctgcatcactcaggagggagagtgtcttctaggacgagaggaagctgattacaccaaCTTTCCACTAACAATTGTCTCTGTGAatactgaagatgatgaagagaaaccacaagtagacaacctcttagctccactatcagatagtgaggctgaagaaGAGGTTAAAGATTCTTTGatcagcgatacagactgtgaaggtgatatgaggactcacactgacaacaaacactctgaatgctctacaaagaagAGAG acgtccagcagctgatcGGTGATCCAGAAGAAGTTTCccctcagtcaggggggagctccactttgaagcaggagactccacaaccaccctgcattaaaaaggaagaggaggaactctgcatcactcaggagggagagtgtcttctaggacgagaggaagctgattacaccaagttgcaactgactgttgtctctgtgaagactgaagatgatgaagagaaaccacaagtagacaacctcttagctccaccatcagatagtgaggctgaagatgaggttgaagtaactttgagcagcgatacagactgtgaagatgatatgaggactcacactgacaacaaacactctgaatgctctacaaagaagAGACGTGAAAAATGTTTGAGCTGCTCAGTTTGTGCTCAAAGTTTTATCAAAATGAGccatttgactgaacacatgagaaaacacaccggagaaaagcctttcaattgttcagtttgtggcaaaggcTTTTCTCAAAAATGCCATTTGgttcaacacatgagaacacacacaggagaaaaaccttttaattgttcagtttgtggcaaaagcttttctcaaattAACTCTTTGATTGtacacacgagaacacacacaggtgaaaaaccatttaagtGTGTAGTTTGTGGCAACAGCTTTTCTCAAAATGGCTCTCTGACTcgacacatgacaatacacacaggagaaaaagcatttaagtgttcagtttgtggcaaaagcttttctcgaaCTAGCATTTTAAccgtacacatgagaagacacacaaggaaaaaaaaagtgtaa